DNA from Eubalaena glacialis isolate mEubGla1 chromosome 2, mEubGla1.1.hap2.+ XY, whole genome shotgun sequence:
ctaccaggaagcctacacaacccactgaaccaaccttacccactgggggcagacaccaaaaacaacaggaactacaaacgtgcaacctgcgaaaaggagaccccaaacacagtaagttaagcaaaatgagaagacagaaaaatacgcagcagatgaaggagcaaggtaaaaacccaccacaccaaacaaatgaagaggaaataggcagtctatctgaaaaagaattcagtcatgatagtaaagatgatctaaaatcttggaaatagaatggagaaaatacaagaaatgtttaacaagaacctagaagaactaaagaacaaacaaacaatgatgaacaacacaataaatgaaattaaaaattctctagaaggaattaataccagaataactgaggcagaaaaacggataagtgacctggaagataaaatagtggaaataactaccacagagtagaataaagaaaaaagaatgaaaagaattgaggacagtctcagagacttctgggacaacattaaacgcaccaacattcgaattacagaggtcccagaagaagaagagaaaaagaaagggactgagaaaatatttcaagagattatagttgaaaacgtccctaatatgggaaaggaaagagtcaatcaagtccaggaagcgcagagagtcccatacaggataaatccaaggagaaacatgccaagacacatattaaccaaactatcaaaaattaaatacaaagaaaaaatattaaaagcagcaagggaaaagcaacaaataacatacaagggaatccccataggttaacagctgatctttcagcagaagctctgcaagccagaagggagtgacaggacatatttaaagtgatgaaagggaaaaacctacaaccaagattactctacccagcaaggatctcattcagatttgacagagaaattaaaatctttacagacaagcaaaagctaagagaattcagcaccagcaaaccagctttacaacaaatgctaaaggaacttctctaggcaggaaacacaaaagaaggaaaagacctacaataacaaacccaaaacaattgagaaaacggtaataggaacatacatatcgataattaccttaaatgtaaatggattaaatgctccaacccaaagacatagactggctgaatggatacaaaaacaagacctgtacatatgctgtctacaagagacccagttcagacctagggacacatacagactgaaagtgaggggatggaaaaagatattccatgcaaatggaaatcaaaagaaagctggagtagcaattctcatattagacaaaacagactttaaaataaagactattacaagagacaaagaaggacactacataatgatcaagggatcaatccaagaagaagatataacaattgtaaatatttatgcacccaacataggagcacctcaatacatcaggcaaatgctaacagccataaaaggggaaattgacagtaacacaataagagtaggggactttaacagcccactttcaccaatggacagatcaaccaaaatgaaaataaataaggaaacacaagctttaaatgatacattaaacaagacggacttaattgatatttataggacattccatcccaaaacaacagaatacactttcttctcaagtgctcatggaacattctctaggatagatcatatcttgggtcacaaatcaagccttggtacatttaagaaaactgaaatcgtatcaagcatcttttccgaccacaacgctatgagactagatatcaattacaggaaaaaaactgtaaaaaatacaaacacatggaggctaaacaatactctactaaataaccaagagatcactgaagaaaacagaggaaatcaaaaaatacctagaaacaaatgacaatggaaacatgacgacccaaaacctatgggatgcagcaaaagcagttctaagagggaagtttactgcaatacaatcctacctcaagaaacaagaaaaatctcaaataaacaacctaaccttacacctaaagcaattagagaaagaagaaccaaaaaaccccaaagttagcaaaaggaaagaaatcataaagatcagatcagaaataaaggaaacgatagcaaagatcagtgaaagtaaaagctggttctttgagaagataaacaaaattgataaaccattagccagactcatcaagaaaaaaagggagaagactcaaatcaacagaattagaaatgaaaaaggagaagtaacaactgacactgcagaaattcaaaggatcatgaaagattactacaagcaactatatgccaataaaatggacaacctggaagtaatggacaaattcttagaaaagcacaaccttccaagagtgaaccaagaagaaatagaaaatataaacagaccaatcacaagcactgaaattgagactgtgattaaaaatcttccaacaaacaaaagtgcaggacctgatggattcacaggcgaattctatcaaacatttagagaagagctaacacctatccttctaaaactcttccaaagtgtagcagagggaggaacactcccaaactcattctacgaggccaccatcagcctgataccaaaaccagacaaagatgtcacaaaaaaagaaaactacaggccaatttcactggtgaacacagatgcaaaaatcctcaactaaatactagcaaacagaatccagcagcacattaaaaggatcatacaccatgatcaagtggggtttatcccaggaatgcaaggattcttcaatatacgcaaatcaatcaatgtgatacaccatattaataaactgaaggataaaaaccatatgataatctcaatagatgcagaaaaagcttttgacaaaattcaatacccatttatgataaaaactctccagaaagtaggcacagagggaacttacctcaacataataaaggccatatatgacaaacccacagccaacatcgtcctcaatggtgaaaaactgaaaccatttccactaagatcaggaacaagacaaggttgcccactctcaccactattattcaacatagttttggaagttttagccacagcaatcagagaagaaaaagaaataaaaggaatccaaatcagaaaagaagtaaaactgtcactgtttgcagatgacatgatactatacatagagaatcctaacggtaccagaaaactactagagctaatcaatgaatttggtaaagtagcaggatacaaaattaatgcacagaaatctcttgcattcctatacactaacaacgaaagatcagaaagagaaattaaggaaacactcccatttaccattgcaacaaaaagaataaaatacttaagaataaacctacctagggagacaaaagacctgtatgcagaaaactataaaacactgatgaaagaaattaaagatgatacaaacagatggagagatataccatgttcttggattggaagaatcaacactgtgaaaatgactatactacccaaagcaatctacagattcaatgcaatccctatcaaactaccaatggcatttttcacagaactagaacaaaaaatttcacaatttgtatggaaacacaaaagaccctgaaaagccaaagcaatcttgagaaaacagagctggaggaatcaggctccctgacttcagactatactacaaactacagtaatcaagacagtatggtactggcacaaagacaaaaatatagatcaatggaacaggatagaaagcccagagataaacccatgcacatatggtcaccttatctttgataaaggaggcaagaatatacaatggagaaaagacagtctcttcagtaagtggtgctgtgaaaactggacagctacatgtaaaagaatgaaattagaacacttcctaacaccatacacaaaaataaactcaacatagattaaagacctaaatataaggccagacactataaaactcttaggggaaaatataggcagaacactctatgacataaatcatagcaagatcctttttgccccatctcctagagaaatggaagtaaaaacaaaaataaacaaataagacctaatgaaacttaaaagcttatgcacagcaagggaaaccataaacaagacgaaaagacaaccctcagaatgggagaaaatatttgcaagtgaagcaactgacaaaggattaatctccaaaatatacaagcagctcatgcagctcaatatcaaaaaaacaaacaacccaatccaaaaatgggcagaagacctaaacagacatttctccaaagaagatatacagattgccaacaaacacatgaaaggatgctcaacatcactaatcattagagaaatgcaaatcaaaactacaatgaggtatcacctcacatggatcagaatggccatcatcaaaaaatctacaaacaataaacgctggagagggtgtggagaaaagggaaccctcttgcactgctggtgggaatgtaaattgatacagccactatggagaacagtatggaggttccttaaaaaactaaatagaactaccatatgacccagcaatcccactactgggcaaataccctgagagaaccataattcaaaaagagtcatgtaccacaatgttcattgcagcactatttacaatagccacgacatggaaagcaacctaagtgtccattgacagatgaatggataaagaagatatggcatgggcttccctggtggcacagtggttaggagtccgcctgccaatgcaggggacacgggttcgtgccctggtctgggaagatcccacatgccgcggagcaactaagcctgtgtgccacaactactgagcctgcgctctagagcccacgagccacagctactgagcccacgtggcacaactactgaagcccgcgcacctagagcccgtgctccgcaacaagagaagccaccacaacgagaaggccgcgcaccgcaacgaagagtagcccccgctcgccaccactagagaaagcctgtgcgcagcaacaaaggagccaatgcagccaaaaataaaaaaataaattaataaattaaaaaaaaagaagatgggcacatatacacaatggaatactactcagccataaaaagaaacgaaattgagttatttgtagtgaggtgggtggacttaGAGTCTTTtatcagagtgaagtaagtcagaaagagaaaaacaaataccatatgctgatatgtatatatagaatcttaaaaaaaaatggttctgaagaacctaggggggacttccccggtggcgcagtggttgagaagccgcctgccaatgcaggggacatgggttcgagccctggtccgggaggatcccacatgccgcagagcaactaagcccgtgcgccacaactactgagcctgcactctagagcccgcgagccacaactactgagcccgtgcaccgcaactactgagcccacgcaccacaactactgaagcccatgcacctagagcccgtgctccgcaacaagagaaggcaccacaatgagaagcccgcgcaccgcaacaaagagtagcccccgctcgccgcaactagagaaaccccgcgcgcagcaacgaagacacaacgcagccacaaataaaaataaataaaataaatttattaaaaaaaaacaaacctaggggcaggacaggaataaaaacgcagacgtagagaatggacttgaggacacggggaggggaaagggtaagctgggacgaagtgagagagtgccatggacatatatgcaccaccaaatgtaaaatagatagctagcgggaagcagccacatagcacaaggagatcagctcggtgctttgtgaccacctaaaggagtgggatagggagggtgggagggagacgcaagagggaggggatatggggatatatgtatacatatagctgattcactttgttatacagcagcaactaacacaacaatgtaaagcaattatattccaataaagatgttaaaaaaaaaaattaaccgcacctccacctcctccacgCAGTAGCTTGTGATCCTCACCTTTTGGAACAGTGTAGGTtaattcattcatgcatgcatccAGTAAATATTGAGAGCCTACCATGTGTCAAGCATTGTCCTAGGAGTTGAGAGGGGACAAGAGCAAACAGGTCAGCTTCGATCCCTACCTCCCCCATCATGCAGTGTGGACGCAGGGTGGGGTCAGAGGACAGCACGTAGGCTGGAGTGAGGAGTACAGCAGGGCGGATTCTTAGAGCCTTAGACTGGAGAGATGGCTTTGTAAATGCCTGAGTCTAGACAAGTCACTGAACCCCCCTGAGCCTCTGCATTTCCAAATTTGTAAAACGGGAACTTACCTTGCAGAACTGTTGTAAGAACTGAAGCTATGCACAGCGAGCGCTTCAGTGGGCCCTCAGTAAACGGCCTCAGTAGGCAGAAAGGTTATGGTTATTTCTGGAGAGGTGGTATGAGGGTTGCAACACGTACGGCAGGTGCCCGGTGGTAACGTCCGGTGGTAACGTCTGGGTGGAAGAGCCCTCGCTGGGCAGAGGGGCAGCCGACCGCCTCGGGCCACTCAGCGAGTCACGAGGTTTCTCGGTTACCCTTGCTCCAAACACTTCCCTAATGCCCCTTACCGGACTCCACACAaagccgccccgcccccgccgccacgTACTGCAGGTGAGGCGGACACGCACGCCTTCCCCCAAAATCCTGCCGGGGCCATAGCGCGGTCGTGGCACCCTTAACGCATGCGCACCCTGCACGCAGGCACGCGGCGCGGCCCGTCCCGCCCATCCAGGAGGCGGGGCCGTGCGGCCCGGGCTCCGCCCTGGAGCGTCCGGCCCCGCCGCGGGCCCCGCCTCCAGATCGCCGGGAACTGCCTAGAGCCGGGATCCAGCTGGCTGAACCGGGCGGGGAGCACCTGGGAACTTTAAGGAGGGGGCGGGCCTGGGGGCGGTGGCCCCAGGAGCGGTTGCCGCGGGGACTGGGCGGTGACGCGGCCCGAGGGCGGAAGTGAGAAAGTTGCCGGCGTCCCGAGACGAGTTGGCGGAGCTGTACGCGCGGCGCGGCAATGGGGGGCTCGGGCAGTCGCCTGTCCAAGGAGCTGCTGGTCGAGTACCAGGTGCGTGAGATGCCAGTCCCCAGGGAGATTGCGCGCGGCCCGGCGCtcaggggggaggggggtgtcccCGAGCGGCGGCAGGGCGGCGGACGCGGCCTCTGGCCGCGGGCCGCCCGCTGACCCCCTGTCTTGTTTTGCCTTCCAGGACTTGACGTTCCTGACCAAACAGGAGATCCTCCTGTAAGTGCTGTCTCGAACCTCACCTCCGGGATCTTCTAGGGACGacttcgggggtggggggtgggggaggctctGTCTTACAGGTGGGCAAACTGAGGGCCcgccagagggaggggcaggggcctgCCTGCGGTCAGGAGCTGAGCCGGAACTGGAGTGCAGGGCCCCGGGCGCTAGGCTGTGCGCTCTTCCCGGCACGACCTCCCCGCTGGCGCCGGCGGCCGCAGCTGTGCACCATGGGGTCACCTCGCAGCTTCCAGATAAAGTTGGGCGCTCTTTGACCTCGCTCCACTGGCTTCTGCATAACCGAAGTTCCTGCTCCAGTCCGGCAGGGGCTGCTGTAGTTCTGGGCTGCTTTACCTACAGGCAAAGCCAGAGAAGCCTTGGGGAGCCTGGCTCCTCCTTTACCTGAATAATACAGTAACCGTTAAcgcttattgagcacttaccgtGTGCCAGGCTGTGCTACGAGGTTGTCTACATTACCTAATTTAACCCTCACGACGGAGGTATGGGGACAATGAAACAGTTTGATAATTTGCCTAAGACTGAGTAGGAGGATTTGAACTGGGACTGGAACCCCCTTCCTAGCTGTGGGCAAGCTTTATGTGACCAGGGCACTTGAGTGAGAAGATTCCTGAGCTTCTCTGGGCAAAAATAATCCCAGTGGGAATGAGATGGTGCCTAAGGAGGAGCTAGTTCAGGGTAGCTGCTTTGAGGAGCAGCAGGAGATTCCTGAAATGAAATGAGAACGAGATTTCAGTTCAGctcttttcatttgttcttcaGGGCCAACTTCTGGCTCCTTCCCAGACCTCTCTATCCCTCGGGGGGTCTAGAACCAGGGCCCAGTGCCTGGGACACAGTGGGCCCACAGTCAATACCCATTGCAAGAATGGACTCCCAGCCTATACTATCTTGTGGTATATCTCCTCTTGGCTTATGCCTGAGACTCAGACATCCGTGTATGGGGCTTAGCTCCTCACCTGGTTTATAATGGGTAGCAAGGCAAGGAGTGGGGATGTAATACACTCAGGAAGGGACAACAACAAGTTCCCCTCCTTCTGCCAGAGCCCACAGGCGGTTTTGTGAGCTGCTTCCCCAGGAGCACCGGAGTGTGGAGGAGTCACTGCAGGCTCGAGTGTCCTTGGAGCAGATCCTCAGCCTTCCAGAGCTCAAGGTGCCAGCCCCCCAGCCTCCCTCTGCTACTCCTTTTGAGATCATGTGGTCACTGGTCCCCATtctagtcttttccctttttagcCCTGATTTCCTGGGGGCTAGGGCTTTACCAAAATCATCCAAGGGAATTATATAGAAGGGTGTTTTGCAAACTGGGATTCTCAGACATATTCTTGGAGGTTCAAACAAGTTTTATCCTTTAAGAGGAGTTGAATTACCTTATTAAAACTTGAGAAACCCTATTCCAGAGGCTGACTGCTCTCCATAGGGCTGCTGTGAAAATTGCTATGCCAAGTGCCTGGCCTAGTGCCTGtaacacagtaagtgctcagttaaatgttttgtgttttaaaataactaGCCTATCTTGTTCTCTTTGCTTAGGatgccttcctcttccttctgtgcTCCCAGGCCTGCCTTTGGGTTAAGCTCTGACTCCTGGGAAGCCATCCCCAGCTGGGTTGTTGGTCCTCCTGACCTCCGTGCTGGCCCCAAAGCGCTGATTGTTCTCCCCTCTAGAGCCTGAACTGGTCCCTCCAGCTTCCCAGTGGGGTTTGAGTGTGTGACTTGGGCTGCATCCTGTGGCATTCATAGAAGGCTTTCTTGCCTAGGCCAACCCCTTCAAGGAGCGAATCTGCAGGGTCTTCTCCACTTCCCCAACCAGAGACAGCCTGAGCTTTGAGGACTTCCTGGACCTCCTCAGTGTATTCAGTGACACAGCCACCCCAGACATCAAGTCCCACTATGCCTTCCGCATCTTCGGTAAGAACCAGGGGCCGGGTGGAACACCACCCCTTCCAACATGGTCTTTGTGGGGGTACTGCTTGGGTGCTGGGGGTCAGGAGCTTGGAGCTCATCCTGACCACATCGTTTTTGGCTTCCTGTGTCTGCTTTCTAGATTTTGATGATGACGGAACCTTGAACAGAGAAGACCTGAGCCAGCTCGTGAACTGCCTCACGGGAGAGGGTGAGGACACACGGCTCAGTGCCTCAGAGATGAAGCAGCTCATTGACAATGTGAGCAACGGGGCCGGGCTCGGCTCGGCTGGGCTGGGCCGGGCcggggagcaggagggaagggtTGGGCTTTGGCCTGAAGCTTTCCCTTTCCCAGATCCTAGAAGAATCTGACATTGATAGGGATGGGACCATCAATCTTTCTGAATTCCAGCATGTCATCTCCCGCTCACCAGACTTTGCCAGGTATGACTGTGGTGCTCATTTGCTGCACTGAGTCTGCGACGTTATTATGGGAGGCGGTACCTGGGGTTAGAGAaagcctcctgcttcctctgAATGTATTAGAGTAGCTCTTCTTCTAGAGGGGACTCAGATATGGGACACAGCCCATTCCAAAGGGTCTTGGGGGAGAGGTAGGTAAGTTTGGGTTTAGTCCCTACCTTCCTCTGCCAGCAGAAAACCCAACGCACTCTTCTTTTGTTCAGCTCCTTTAAGATTGTCCTGTGACAGGAGCCACAGCGTGTGTCCCAGCACCCTGTCGAAGAAACTTTCCACTTTCCAAGGTTACCCCTGTGTTGCCAGGGCCGGCCAAGCTGGCCCAGCCTGGAGGTGGCACTGTGCAGTCTTGCCCGGGACAGGGGAGGGTCCTCCACATCAAGGCCTCTCCCCTTCTCACTGTCATTGTTATCACTGTTTTTGTGTTTCTACTAATCAATAATAAAGGTTTAGAAGTTTTGAGCCTTTGTGTGACACTAGAAACGCTGGCATGAGGAAGGAGTGGACTTGTAGGAGCCTTGGGTCACACTGGGAATAAGGCTCTAAAGAAGCGGACAGCAGGAAGTCAGGCTGTACCCCGCGCTTCCCACCCCTCTCTTGTGAGGGTGTGAGTATGAAGGGTAACGTGAGGGGTGGAACTcttctgtatcctgattgtggtggtggttacatgaatttCTACATGTGTTAAAACTTGCAGAACTgtgtactaaaagaaaaaagttagttttactgtatgatcattttaaagataaaaattcttttcaagtTAAAACAAGAAAACTCAAGACCTTGTCCCCTGTGCCCCATCCCGGAACTGAACTGGGGATGCAAAGTAAAGGGACTGAAGTAAAGTGAACaagtcccctcccccacccatcaGTGTTTGGTTAAACTCCCCACTTTAAGAACCTGGCTCTGCTGGGAGGTGTGGTTGGCCAGGCTGGGCTGGCTCTGGCCCACTAGCACCTGAAAGAGGAGGCCTAGAACTTCCCAGAACTCAAAGAACTATACCAGCCTCAAAAAGCAACAGTCCTTTGCTTTTTGGAAGGGGCACGATTCAATTTCAATTCtttagattttattaaaaaaaaaaaaaaaaagtaaagtgcattttattaaaaagaatacaaaacccACATAAACTCAGGGCCCCTGTGCTGGGCAGTATCAACATACCGTAGAGTGGAGGCTGCAAGGTGTAGGGGTGAACTGGGGACTGGTTTTGAAGAGGAGGCTAGGgcaggtgtggggaaaagggacaCAGGTTTGCAGGCTGGGATGGAGGAAGGCAGGCAACAGTCTTCCTGGAATTCTGAGGGAAGGTGTACATTGTCATATACTCTCTCCTGGGCTCACGCtgccctctgtctctctcatgtGGCCGCAGCCTGATACAGGCCGGAAAGGTCCAGGAGGTGGGTCTGAGCCCAGGGCCTCGTGAGGGCTGTGGTGCCAGCGTGGCCCTCCGGTCCCTGAGGTGACAGAACGATGGCTGCAACAACTTGGCCAGCTGGCGAGGCTGGACCCACTGGAGCCCGAGCTGGCCCCT
Protein-coding regions in this window:
- the CIB1 gene encoding calcium and integrin-binding protein 1 isoform X1, yielding MGGSGSRLSKELLVEYQDLTFLTKQEILLAHRRFCELLPQEHRSVEESLQARVSLEQILSLPELKANPFKERICRVFSTSPTRDSLSFEDFLDLLSVFSDTATPDIKSHYAFRIFDFDDDGTLNREDLSQLVNCLTGEGEDTRLSASEMKQLIDNLSLSQILEESDIDRDGTINLSEFQHVISRSPDFASSFKIVL
- the CIB1 gene encoding calcium and integrin-binding protein 1 isoform X2, yielding MGGSGSRLSKELLVEYQDLTFLTKQEILLAHRRFCELLPQEHRSVEESLQARVSLEQILSLPELKANPFKERICRVFSTSPTRDSLSFEDFLDLLSVFSDTATPDIKSHYAFRIFDFDDDGTLNREDLSQLVNCLTGEGEDTRLSASEMKQLIDNILEESDIDRDGTINLSEFQHVISRSPDFASSFKIVL